Below is a genomic region from Nilaparvata lugens isolate BPH chromosome 8, ASM1435652v1, whole genome shotgun sequence.
GAACCAATCATAAAACGATTGGAGAACTTCACAATCGGAGTCAAACTGGAGTTTTCTGAAAACAAGAAACAGAAGAAGGTAACTAATGTTTCAATTAGGTTACAGAAAATAGTTGAATTGTCGcagaatatcaattattatttatttattatttattccaacCATAATTACATCACcagaatgatagggagagtggataatctatataaataactagccgtcaggctcgcttcgctcgccatatccgtctagccagggggctagataaatctgagaaaaagcataaaacgctaattttgagcgtatctttgacgttatttcaaattccttttaacacaacattattacaccctagcttagcttctgtactaaatttgaacaatttatgttcatttgttctcgataaagctgagaaaacgctggaaaaacgcagattttgggcgtatctttggaaatttttccaaatccgttcttagtgctcCTCTAAAGGGCCgaatgaacatacctaccaaatttgaacgtttttggtccggtagatttttagttctgcgagtgagtcagtcagtcagtcagtgccatttcgcttttatatactgtataactagccgtcaggctcgcttcgctcgccatatccgtcttaCCGGGGGGCTCCGTCCCCTGGTCCCCCGACTGGaacgtccaagaatgagatcagcaggctcgctttgctcgcctgcatttttcatttgagcatttttatcatatgttaggacgatccagtcgggggtccagactaaacgtctggttaaacgaatatggcgagcgaagctagcctgacggctagtaatataatatttccaggaatagctctgattgaagtatcAGTGCCCGATCAATTTTTCCgagataaatgcatttcaatcttcaacttggtgccaacctaacaaagtcaactcaacttaatgccaacctgacaaaattattaatttagttaccagttaacaactgtttcgaagaggtactctctctagattatagttctatattaacataaatggtatggacatttttcaattataattaagagaataagaagaatatacatgctaaaagacgaactttaaacccttaaaaaccacccttagagttgaaatattgccaaaagatttcttagtgcgcctctaaagggccaactgaacatacctaccaaatttgaacgtttttggtccggtagatttttagttctgcgagtgagtgagtcagtcagtcagtcagtcagtgagtgagtgccatttcgcttttatatatatagaaaaatcgagcctcaaattttgacattaaataactttttcctacagttacgttgaaaagtggccattgctgcactgattacagaacgcaaagaatcacttttccgctctagtgcgggaaaaatttttctgcactccagatttgcaacatggcaacgaaaaatacttagtaggttatatggagcaacaatgcagcaaaatcaaaatgaagttggtaacagtgactgctgtggctgctatagtgagcagaggtgcaaccaagcacaacgcgctaattattactattatatattataacgaggacagcaacagcacagtgccaccacaggacacaccacacagccgccccccgccattcaaacactactaagttatttgatggatttgaggcaattttacccataattacccacttttcatattcaatggtaactgtaggaaaaacttaatgtgaaatacgtgcgcaaagttcctctgctgcactcaagaaaccattccgccctcgcctacggctcgggcgtaaacgtttctttcggtgcagcaaactgtcactttgcgcactagttgcacaaataactatttcatgtGTGCatcgaatttgatgatttttctcTCATTGTGTTCgctatgttcaggaccaggtttatggcctatcaaatttataatccgacttcaggactctttcctacgatccttcaaagtttacatgtaatccttataggagaagatttgtgagctggccacacacagaaatataaatcagctgttataatcattgtttcATACAACAGctgtcggtagatagtagacaagagtgtgtgctgctccataaccacccatgtattttattctaaacgccccgactaaaaacaaaatgactgttctgtgtgtaaccatccagcagtgccgCCTCAGGTtgaagacttacatgctctaaagacattgctttgtttcgaataattgtgctgtcttcggtgtccagaattgattgatttttagtaaactatattaataaaatgcggcatcgcgcctcctcaggtgtgtatccagctaaagtttgtgatgagatgcattaaactatttggcggtacggagttcgccgggccagctagttgaaaatacatttttttggcGATTGAAATGCAGTTGATTATCAGCTGAGGTATCagcccaaagttagtagacagaaggttggtcactcatctatagtattttagttgaaatgcaattggagtgggggaactgcagccgtgacgtaggctgtagtacagagtaggcagaatatcgcattcttgaaaatcattcGGTGACCTATAGTCAAATTACAaacacaaaaattttctgacatgcaagctttctgtttctgctttacaataattatcaaaacatttgaataatacaagcattttgcaatATGAAAGCAAAAAAACTCCCTCCCAACCTTCCCTTTGACTTtgaaacccttaaggtttctttatcttctaggtcgtatttatattttgtagtttggctatacatcagcttgtgaatttcggggatgagatattttgattctcgtagaacatgtgctcgataccagcatgtgttcagtgcatttatatgaatgaaatacattggatttatcgggatcggtttattgttttattgcaatgcattggtttatcaagattttttatgggttgatctgaaattataatagtataacgttgtctactaacgcttttccagcttattaacttttcgtgtcacgtgttttgattcttgaaaactttcaacttaattttattcatactagttgaatgaatttgaaatattaaacaacatcattagaatcggtgattaatTCGCAAGTATGACGAATTCATAAGTTTGACgaatttttaagttctaggtcaatcttgagggaattaaacgacgatgtatttgaagatacagtgaataaactgtatgctcagtgtggttactctatcactttcTTACTACACatgacgtcacgctggcattctccccaccacttcgaatcttacacctgtgagtgatcaaccttctgtctactaacgttggtatCAGCCAACCTCATCAGTTATGAGCTATGTGAAAGCAAgaaacaaaagaaaatctaGTCTGTTTGTAGAGTCTTCTACATGATCAGTACCCAGGTTTCATGGCAAAACCTGCCACATTCTCAGCTGTACCAATGGTTATTGCCTTGAAAAaggatattttttgttttggtTACAAGCAGTTTTAACAAGAAAAATCCTGCCAAAATTGATTGCAATGTATTATTGGTTCAAGcagtccggttgcacaaaagtctgtagaattttaattttgattgaatgccatgataaccaatcagagaagacattAAATTACGGATAAAagttaacaggcttttgtgcaaccgacactcTGTGATGAATATTAGAGCCGAATCACTttactaaggcccggttgcacagaagcatgttaaattttaaatgtgatCTAATACAGGGTGGGGCAGAGCCGTTTGACGAGTTTGGAAGGGTTATAAGTAATGAACcgttcaacttggaaaaacatttttaatggaTTCAAtttagtttgaaatatagtttttattgttaatttttttggaaattataacAGTTAAATGGCAGCCATAAGCAGCAATACACCGATGTAGCGTATTTTTGCGATTGGTAAGGCTCTTCTCTGATTCGCTCCTTTAGTTCCTCCAAGTTGTGTGGGCGATCTTTAGAAACTTTATTTTTGAGTTAATCtcatagaaaaaaatcacagTCATATGCTTACATCGGGTGAGCGTGCTGGCCATAGTTCTTTGAGAATGGCAACACCATCGTCAATGTCACCTCCCAGCGTTATGTGACAATGCTTGGGGCGTTTCTGCGCCCCAATTAGGAAGACCTTGCTGAGGAACATGACTTGGGAGAAAAATGGTTCAGCAGGATGAAGCTACAGCCCACACAGGGCGCATTTCAATGAATGTGTTGAGACAAATGTTTTCAGGGCGGCTTATCTCACTAAGGATGGACTTGAGATGGCCGGCACGCTCACTTGATTCAAGCATACGCAATCTTCTTCTATGGTGGTAcctcaaaaataaagtttttaaagatcgcccacacaccttggaagaactgAAGGAGCGAATCACAGAAAAGATCCAGGCCTTACCAATCGCAGTGTGCCAAAATGCGTtctaaaacttcaaaaatacgcTACATTTGTATATTGCTGCTTATGGCCGCCATTTAACTGATATAATTTACGAAAAATTTACTATAaaaactatatttcaaactggaTTGAACCCATTGAAGAGTttttttttccaagttgaacGGTTCATTACTTATAACCCTTCCAAACTCGTCAATCGGCTCTGCCCCACTCTGTATCATGATAACCAATAAGAGAAGACAATTACGGTTgaatttaatcggcttttgtgcaaccagcactaagACTCAGTTAACTCTTTCAGCATTGTTTAAATGGGACGCAATGATATCATTTtataaggaattctgacagtttaaagtgaatctcttcATAGAAATTATACGTGTTTATTAATGGATTCTGTTTCTTTTCACAGCCTGCGTTAACTAAAACGTACAGCAAGAACGAATTGCAACGTAGCCTGGTGAAAGCGACAACAGTGCACAGTAACTTACTTAGTATGGGGGTAGACGAGGACAGTGGAGACGCTTTGGCCAGTTTGGTGCAACTGGAAACTGGCATAAAACGGTGGcattttgtcaggttggtatccattcattcattcctaATTcatggtagagagttagtgggaggatatttttaatattctttccgaagaatggacattgatatgtccaaagctccgccaatttatgtagatgcataacaatatgattattatctatagttattatattagaaattgctttttcatatcatatacagttcaataattattttcttagtctatattatgtaaattcatctataattttgctgtattgtaagctattgtatataagtgtataagccagtatatattgtaagcataacaatatgattattatctatagttatatattagaaaatgctttttcatatcatatacagttcaataattattttcttagtctatattatgtaaattcatctataattttgctgtattgtaagctattgtatataagtgtataagccagtatatattgtaagcataacaatatgattattatctatagttattatattagaaattgctttttcatatcatatacagttcaataattatttccttagtctatattatgtaaattcatctataattttgctgtattgtaagctattgtatataagtgtataagccagtatatattgtaatctacataaataaagtactcaatcaatcaattcactCGGACTCATCTATGAATTTTGCTGGATTCATCcactattcattcaatttaatacataaagatggattcactcacGAGCGCCAGTGAACTTGTCCGGTAACGTGGGATATAATTCCCATATGTTCTATtgggattattcatactcgctcggtCGGGCTGAGTGAGAATGGTCCCACTAGATGtaatgggaattatattttcactgttccggtcactgatatgtgggaatccagctttatGGAACAATTCTACACCTCTATTGCtattctattcctattctaGGACTCATTGCATTTGAAAATGCACTCTGATCCTCACTGCTTGAATGATGGGTTGAACTGTTTGTGccaacaaattgaaaaagttaattctataaaatatttggGAGTGATGGTGGATAGATATTTGAAATGGGATACTCATATGAATTACCTATCTTCTAAACttaaatttcttatttataGTTTCTACAAagtaaatcaattgaaagacCTGGATGTAAAAAGATCAATTTATTTTGCGTATGCCCACTCGCTGTTTCAATATGCGATTGAAGCTTGGGGTGGTGCATATGATTGTCACTTTAATAAAGTCTTCACACTACAAAAGCATCTTATAAGGGAAGCACTGGGTAAACCAAGACGATACCCAAGCAAGAAACTTTTTGAAGAATTAAGTGTTCCCACACTAAGACAGATGTATGTAACTAGGATTGTTTTGCACTAAATAAGAATAGAAGTAATctagaaattagaaatatacCGTACCAAACTCGTTCATTAgcattaaataatttcaatatcaacttaataaaactagtagtttgTCGACACCAATTCACCTATCtttgcaatatattttcaaacaaaattccgataaaactaattaattcaaaaattactaaagcacttatcaaggaaataaatgtatgggttgagcagaatatatattttacaatgcctaaatgttaataaatctattcatgattcttttgagttttgaatgtctttctatcttttgtattatttatgaaaattgattaagcacTGGGATGTGCTcacaaatgaaaatttcattttttattgtattcttcttcattagtttgcatttagaagatttaaatgtaggctgtatgacttgtttttggttatcacctgtataattggttttaacacgaaattattcaattcttatcattgtattatttataagaagcattactataatatttattacataggtatatattttttccattgctataggctacttcgtactgtttgctttatgaactcacagctagcgcacaagtttaactttgctggctgtgccaaatcattcatgttttgtaaatattatgtaattttggcgaaataaacattctattctattctaaacattctattctattctatagtgtgatccacgttataatggcagtgtttgattagaaatggtattgctatccttgtctatcatacaacaaagcagatagtgctatccctttctcgctttgatctgttgccagatcgtctttcaacaatgtagaatttataattaatcaacaaaatatttcatcttaatcatgaaaatttattaaaaaatataatttcttgcttgaaaaaatataattgattattttaaacgagaatgaacaattaatattacatcaatagacctgtatcagctaccgttaagaaggcattgactagacagtgaggatcggcaacgttgttctcctatctttctccactgccattataacgtgaacctcactatagtagaatgGTACCTAGCTGTATAATCTGCTACATTTTTGTAAATACAATGTAATTgtaaattttgcaaaattactcaaaaatttctaatttttagagtttagagtgaaatatttttgtttttaatcagtttttaaatatcaaaattcaaaatttttagttttgtcattagttttgaagtggaaattggactttttgaagtgaaagtgaaatcttaacgttattctttttgaaacttttatttgttaaaatttgggagaagacagttttgggctatgcctgttgtcttctcccaatcatattatatttattataattatgatctgtaattgccaatgaaataaataaatacattttagtATTATTTTGGAATTTAAGTATTGTTTAGCGATGTGATTAAagttttgttataatttgtatttgcAGGTTATTTTTGGCGACCCATTTGCTGGCCCCCGCCTTGGGTGACCATTTATTTGGGGCGCGAGTGAAGAAAGTTATGGGCGAAATGCTATTGGTTGATCAATGGAGTCAGGCCGCTGCTACTGGGAAACAGGTATTGAAactataattaaatttaatttatattaaggtgcgtacagatatacgcgccgcgaacatgagcaattcacttttaatcagctaaatacatctgtatttttacagaaacggtataaaaagcttggcatcagctgattaaaagtgaattgctcatgttcgcggcgcgtaaatctgtacgcaccttaatagagaaaagatagaataagaagatatcccatggtatagggcaggGCGTTCATGTTGCAAATgtcactgtcaactcaagccgatagtcctagtagttgtttttggtgacgCTGGTAGTCAGTCTctaatactgtgccgttcttacactttcactcagccaaaacagtaatagaaGACAATAGTCGACATTAATCAGTTTCAGTTGACAAAAACtctgcttgaaatttgaaacatgaacgCCCTGTacctaccatgggatatcttcttatgatatcttttctctatagtataaattctatactgtactttttgtgattagtatcttgttcacttgtaacttgttgttttatacttttgtgaatattttgtatgaatttcgagtgaataaatttCACCCAGCTTTAGAAAGAAAGTCTTTGATATCTTATCTGAGagaggttatttatttatttatttattatttatttatttataaaatactataatcataatatatattatcaatatttttcatattggaggaaaaactaggctaagcctttactatttctctccaaaaattttgataaaatgttaatgttgtccaaaagataaggttatatagtcacacactgcttcgtcacttgattttcggtccagaaatgatgatttgaaattttgaattttgaaggttgattttatactctaaatgaatcacaataaattaaaaactttagaaatattgcacttatttaaaaaatttgaatacaaaatcaaaaacctactctcTATTTTGATCgaagatacagatatagaaaACCATGCGATCGCCGATAGCTCTCTATTGTGTAGCCGAACCCTCAATGATTATAACTCTAAGTGtcagttgcaaaaaagccggttaaactttaaccgtgattaatttcacgagaaccaatcagagaaggcctttttgataagacggcttctctgagtGGTTcacatggaattaatcacgattaaaacttacaggcttttgtgcaattttaaccgtgattaattccacgagaaccaatcagagaaggcatttttgataagacggcttctctaattggttctcgtgggattaatcacgattaaaacttgACCGGCTTTTGGGCAACCGGCACTCATCCTGATAAATTTATGAAGATATCATTGAAATAGCATTTAGTTCCGTGTTCCCTGTCTCAGAAACTGGACCGTAGACACATGAACCAAATAAAAGTAATGATTATTAAGACTTATTGATTCaagtaactagtagttctgtgaacagtagacctcgcgcagttataaaccgcagcctcctcttattctGTCCAttagagtaaatcctgtctgtatgtcggtgtgaaaacggctaatggttgttggggttggtgtatcaaaaatactaacatcaaaagctaatctccttcaagacatactggcaacaggacagcccgagttcaaagcagagaaagttcgagagacaatactatgttatttcagttattaattgcatgcgttattgtacgcaatcaatagttcataaaaattgcattcaatgaggcatgcaattaatagtttACACAGCAAccgattttttaccaagttacattgagatattgcattgcatgcgtcatggcatgcaatttataatccactcgacagctgatttatgatgtttATGATGAATGTTACAAATATGGgccttaaatttattagaaagcttcctactcacttgaaaaattgtgaagatgtCAATGTTTTTGAGAAcgaattgaaaagttttttgatgcttggagtattctataccacagaagagtttgtgtgtagagagggttcctttgtgtgatttttttcttctttttatgtaatactgtatgtattataaatttttgacaattcctatactctgattagagtctctgggaagctttaaaaacaaacaaacaaacaaacaaatgttatgtttatgatgatttttatgatgaataattctatagtcagatttttactctactattggcgtatgaagaaggctcctttttccttttatattaaccttgaaatgcaaaatttccaaaaaccttgtgtatacgtcgacgcgcaatttaaaaaggaacatacctgacaAATTTATAGCCACCtgtaatacaaggccgcggcctacgatattgcaacctTGCAGTGTAGTAGGCCTAAAATCTAATAcgtgattggtgaaaaagatcagctggtatttttactttccttgccctatcaccataggtaaggaaagtattgctttccgaaaaaaattaaggtaccccaatttataaatttctatacgtttcaaggtcccctgagtccaaaatagtggtttttaggtattggtctgtatgtgtgtgtgtgtgtgtgtgtgtgtgtgtgtgtgtgtatgagtgtatgtgcgtctgtgtacacgatatctcatctcccattcaacggaatgacttgaaatttggacttgaaatttggaacttaaggtccttacactataaggatctgacacgaacaatttcgatcaaatgcaattcaagatggcgggtaaaatggagaaaatgttgtcaaaaacctggtttttcgcgattttctcgaaaacggctccaacgattttgattataTTTATACCTAAAagagtcattgataagctctatcaactgccacaagtcgcatatctgtaaaaatttcaggagctccgccccatctatgcaaagtttgatttaagattcccaattatgaggcttcagatacaatttgaacaagaaatttcgagtggaaaagattcagcatgaaaatctctacaatttatatccagtaacattttcacctaaaattgaaaataagctcaactgttgatctattaaattattcactatgaagagatagcagacctcgtatgtctccagcgttattgtcctgtcaccagctggctcagatctttatttttataagtagacttgagatgcgcgtgtacactagcgtcagatgatcaattttcataacggcaaggaaagttgtgtgagtgcgccacaccagatgtttaaaaatcttttccaccaatcatgtattagattctaggcctacactgcgacgttgcaatatcgtaggccgcggccttgtattacaGGTGGCTAtggtcaaatttcatgaaaatctattaccgcgtttcgccgtaaatgcgcaacatttaaacataaagagaaatgccaaaccgtcgacttgaatcttagacctcggTCAACAGAGTATTGTgtgatcaatttatttttccttattCCGTGTTCCCTGTTTCAGAAACTGGACCGCAGACTCCTTGACCGGCTAGATTTGACGGAGGGCAGCGAAATGTACATACCGACAATGATACATCACTCGTCTGTCATTCTGGAGGGCTTTCAGGGCAAGAAGACCGATTCACAGTTCACTCTGCAAGCTAAACCGCCCCAACACTTTCTGTGGACTGCCGAAAGGCTGGCATTAGAAGTGCCTCGCTGTGACCCGGACGAACAGGTTCAGGAAGCTagtataatacaataaatttcatcaatcatATTGTCTTATATGACATGGTAGATCTCTCATTAAAGTGGTCCAGTGGAGATGGATGAAGTGATCTATTTTATCATGTTTCATTACTAGAAAGATAGGATacatcgttgccgattctctgtcttgtcactgACAGGCAAGTAataacaacaggcattcgctgtgtttaaaccatagagaaacgatagcataagtagatatcccatggtatagggcgtttatgtcgcaacttttactgttatcccaagccgatagttcacatagttctttcctatgcagctgtgtgatgctggtagtctctcaaattgtgccgttcatacactatcaccccaacaaaacagtaaaaattgacaataatcgacagtaatcggcttgagataacagtagaagttgcgacataaattccctaataccatgggatatctacttacgctattgtttctctatggtttaaaCACTGtgtttctttttcaattaattagtgTCACAGTGtctcaactatagtgaggtccacgttataatggcagtggagaaagatagaaagacAACGTTGCCGactctctgtcttgccactaatttatttttcatttctcatcccactgaccacctatgaaaggggtgtacggatttgtcaattataatctaagttGTCAATCTTTGAATTTCATACTGCAAAAAGAActcctcactggaataaggacaacctgcaacaactcctccctcaccttaattctaAGCCTGTGAGAGCCTTAACACGTGTTGAAAACGAATCATAAAGCCAAATTTCTGCACTCTTTACCCCCATCTCATTCAACATAATAGTTCGATGGatgtcgtctctgaggttttgtctatgtctatatctggtattgtatgagtggaacaactctcctgtattgaacctatctttattcttatcaataaaGCAAAGAGCCTCCAAAATATATacaactggtagtgggagaatcttcaactctttgaaataatctctacaacttgcTCTAATAGATTCACCCACCATCACTCTAACTGCCCACTTTTGAATCATGAATATATGTATCGCATGAGTTGAATTGACCCAAAATATAACAccgtataataataataataatttatttgccaaaaacaaaattacattataaaact
It encodes:
- the LOC111044284 gene encoding mitochondrial mRNA pseudouridine synthase RPUSD3, coding for MNSLCKLCRRNFITLKSSRPLSRNYSENTLDNHVYDRVIPWKSNRELADYLCENIVYDSEGLIVLNKPYGVSFSKDGLNWQNIAERSKGFKPVIKHRVPKVANPDDVLETNRGFIRDDVINLKAALPFIEDKINGGQPLRVVRVPEKYTSGVSLLARHEKLELKIKKCLARSKALREPVDSYLAIVTGEPIIKRLENFTIGVKLEFSENKKQKKPALTKTYSKNELQRSLVKATTVHSNLLSMGVDEDSGDALASLVQLETGIKRWHFVRLFLATHLLAPALGDHLFGARVKKVMGEMLLVDQWSQAAATGKQKLDRRLLDRLDLTEGSEMYIPTMIHHSSVILEGFQGKKTDSQFTLQAKPPQHFLWTAERLALEVPRCDPDEQVQEASIIQ